Proteins encoded in a region of the Methanobrevibacter millerae genome:
- a CDS encoding MATE family efflux transporter: MYERNYELLRSKFSEFFLPTLFTSMAGNICLFVDGLIVSFLIGASNLAPIQIVAPVITFVNLIYWMIGLGGSVLCSVAKAEFDDEKSNSYFSTSIISLLVIGILISIFGLIFSGSITQFLCSSQPELIPEVTSYFNSLIIGMPFLCYMMSLSYFIRADGMPSLPFRAILIANIVNICFDVIYISYFHLGLSGAALATSTGYLVGSVLISYYFFKKDRTLEFIKLKLGKFFAFLKKIATSGFSSSSTQLYLTLKLLVINFLVGIYVGKSGIVAFGICYNSLFILYIFLIGTAQTMSPIVSVYFKEEDYSGVNYIIHRSLKIVVIASLALSLLFIVYPRALLFLYSVKNPADVPVVLNALRIFAISYVGTAITFLYTFYAQAIQKNKLSTIISLLEGLVLPIGLACILSIPFAGNGIWISFAIAEALTILFIFAYSKYIHKKTEGEYSGFFINKHNDDEKVFEHTINGNVKDAVELAQNVQNYLSDNKSAAIVSLAIEEMLVNIINNNETVNTIDVIVRNNADNILISIKDTGVDFNPVVEKDNLEFDNISVLNKIADNVDYSRVLGLNSTVITIKN; this comes from the coding sequence ATGTATGAAAGAAATTATGAATTATTGAGGAGTAAATTCAGTGAATTTTTCCTCCCGACATTATTTACTTCAATGGCAGGAAATATCTGTTTATTTGTGGATGGTTTGATAGTGAGCTTTTTAATTGGTGCATCTAATCTTGCACCAATTCAGATTGTAGCTCCTGTGATTACTTTTGTCAATCTAATCTATTGGATGATTGGATTGGGTGGTAGTGTACTTTGTTCTGTTGCAAAGGCAGAATTTGATGATGAAAAGAGTAATTCATATTTTTCAACATCCATTATTTCACTTTTAGTAATTGGAATACTGATTTCGATATTCGGTTTGATATTTTCAGGCAGTATTACACAGTTTTTATGTTCCTCCCAGCCCGAACTGATTCCTGAGGTAACTTCATATTTCAATTCATTAATTATTGGTATGCCGTTTTTATGTTATATGATGAGTTTATCATACTTTATAAGGGCAGATGGTATGCCGTCACTACCGTTCAGGGCAATATTGATTGCAAATATTGTTAATATATGTTTTGATGTAATTTATATTTCATATTTCCATTTAGGACTTTCAGGAGCAGCATTGGCTACTTCAACAGGTTATCTTGTTGGATCAGTTTTAATTTCATATTACTTTTTTAAAAAGGACCGTACATTGGAATTTATTAAATTAAAATTAGGCAAATTCTTCGCTTTCCTTAAAAAAATTGCAACTTCCGGATTTTCATCTTCTTCAACACAGTTATACTTAACTTTAAAATTGCTTGTAATAAACTTTTTAGTTGGAATATATGTTGGAAAATCAGGTATTGTGGCATTCGGTATCTGCTATAATAGCCTGTTCATATTATATATATTTTTAATAGGAACTGCTCAGACAATGTCTCCAATAGTGTCTGTTTACTTTAAAGAAGAAGACTATTCTGGAGTTAATTACATTATTCACAGGTCTTTAAAAATCGTTGTAATTGCAAGTTTGGCTTTATCTTTGTTATTTATTGTGTATCCTCGGGCGTTATTGTTCCTGTACAGTGTTAAAAATCCTGCAGATGTTCCTGTTGTATTGAATGCTCTGCGAATATTTGCAATAAGTTATGTGGGAACAGCCATTACATTTTTATATACTTTTTATGCTCAGGCAATTCAGAAAAATAAATTATCCACTATTATTTCCCTGCTTGAAGGTTTGGTCTTGCCTATTGGGCTTGCATGCATATTGTCCATTCCATTTGCAGGAAACGGTATTTGGATTTCATTTGCAATCGCTGAAGCATTAACAATACTGTTCATCTTTGCTTATTCAAAATATATCCATAAAAAAACAGAGGGTGAATATTCCGGATTCTTTATCAACAAGCACAATGATGATGAAAAAGTATTTGAACATACAATTAATGGTAATGTAAAAGATGCTGTGGAATTGGCACAAAATGTTCAGAATTATTTATCAGACAATAAATCTGCAGCAATAGTCAGTTTAGCTATTGAAGAGATGCTTGTAAACATCATCAACAACAATGAAACAGTTAATACAATTGACGTAATTGTTAGAAATAATGCTGACAATATTTTAATATCAATTAAGGATACTGGTGTCGATTTCAATCCAGTAGTGGAAAAAGATAATCTTGAATTTGATAATATCAGTGTTTTAAATAAAATTGCAGACAATGTTGACTATTCAAGAGTATTAGGGTTAAATAGTACTGTAATAACTATTAAAAATTAA
- a CDS encoding MATE family efflux transporter, with product MLIVPVRGYGRALMSVTGHLFGARKFNELNDMYKYVLKLSVFTSLALVILFFFMRDYIFNLFSITGMQTEIYWIALFGIVSMLAVPFAMISAKMLDGFGKSMYSLLFTAVKIFFEMGLIIVLHVTLNNASSVLISIVITEVGIGVVYYLFLRHLFKNFDKKYDGKSTVKTFTKEDQSIDEIKLDGEDDESVLKRKLFLFTLILSVIATLLILYLIIKLHPNSIVLIGIVAIICISIGSFLRRRVNLMKLHIIEVIILTVVFYLLLNHTSYVTTVLLIVINMLLLYIMSTLHKLTEKVKS from the coding sequence CTGTTAATTGTCCCTGTTAGAGGTTATGGCCGGGCCTTGATGAGTGTTACCGGACATTTGTTTGGAGCACGTAAATTCAACGAATTAAATGACATGTATAAATATGTGCTTAAATTATCAGTTTTTACTTCACTGGCATTAGTGATTTTATTCTTCTTTATGAGAGATTATATATTTAATTTATTCTCCATTACAGGAATGCAAACTGAAATATACTGGATAGCATTATTCGGGATAGTTTCCATGCTTGCAGTTCCATTTGCTATGATTTCTGCAAAAATGTTGGACGGTTTTGGAAAGAGCATGTATTCACTGCTTTTTACAGCGGTTAAAATTTTCTTTGAAATGGGTTTAATCATTGTGTTGCATGTTACTTTGAATAATGCAAGCAGTGTTTTGATTTCAATTGTCATAACGGAGGTGGGTATAGGGGTTGTATATTATTTATTCTTAAGACATTTGTTCAAGAATTTTGATAAAAAATATGATGGCAAATCCACAGTTAAAACATTCACAAAAGAAGATCAAAGTATTGATGAAATTAAATTAGATGGTGAAGATGATGAAAGTGTTTTAAAAAGAAAATTATTCTTATTTACTTTAATATTGTCAGTTATTGCTACCTTGTTAATTTTATATTTAATTATAAAATTACATCCTAATTCAATTGTACTCATAGGAATTGTTGCTATAATTTGTATAAGCATTGGTAGTTTCTTGAGGCGAAGAGTAAATTTAATGAAATTACATATTATTGAAGTAATCATTTTAACCGTTGTGTTCTATTTGCTTTTAAATCACACCAGTTATGTCACTACCGTTTTATTAATAGTTATTAACATGTTACTATTGTATATCATGTCAACATTACATAAATTAACTGAAAAAGTAAAATCATAG
- a CDS encoding MATE family efflux transporter, translated as MKEKIDLVTLPKKSFWTLSLPIIAFCIFDAIYGIVDMLWVSKISMEAFYAMGISIPFVTFVFSVGDSIGQGTNSIMSRFIWAGDYESSYNALIHGLLACNLAWFIIVLLFLFANGVLFYVDAENSYILIFDYLVPIIVFAYLFIFNNLFSETLQAEGNSRTPTALIIGSNILNLILDPIFIFNLNMGIKGAAYATVFSAFVVFIPILYLYLSGRTKVPLSTKYFKFRSYIIIEIFKVALPNFLDNALWLLSASYVNATLLISMNNIGPILYSV; from the coding sequence ATGAAAGAAAAAATTGATTTGGTAACCCTACCTAAGAAATCTTTCTGGACATTAAGTTTGCCCATAATTGCATTTTGCATTTTTGATGCCATCTATGGAATAGTGGACATGTTGTGGGTGTCTAAAATAAGTATGGAAGCATTTTATGCAATGGGAATATCAATTCCATTTGTTACATTTGTTTTTTCAGTGGGCGATTCAATAGGTCAGGGAACTAATTCAATCATGTCCCGTTTTATCTGGGCGGGAGATTATGAAAGTTCATACAATGCATTAATTCATGGATTATTGGCATGTAATCTGGCATGGTTTATTATTGTATTACTCTTTTTGTTTGCAAATGGAGTTTTGTTTTATGTGGATGCTGAAAACTCATATATTTTGATTTTTGACTATTTGGTTCCGATTATAGTTTTTGCATACCTTTTTATTTTTAATAATCTGTTTTCAGAAACATTGCAGGCCGAAGGAAATTCAAGAACTCCAACTGCATTAATAATAGGATCTAATATTTTAAATCTGATTCTGGACCCTATTTTTATTTTTAATTTGAATATGGGAATCAAAGGAGCGGCATATGCTACTGTTTTTTCAGCTTTTGTTGTTTTTATTCCAATTTTGTATTTATATCTTTCAGGCAGGACAAAAGTTCCATTATCTACCAAATACTTCAAATTCCGTTCATATATCATTATTGAAATCTTTAAGGTAGCGCTTCCTAATTTTTTAGATAATGCTCTGTGGCTTCTTTCAGCTTCATATGTTAATGCTACATTGCTAATATCTATGAACAATATTGGCCCCATTCTATATTCTGTATAG
- a CDS encoding MFS transporter → MSKDRESMKGTYFISSISTTSYLVEYGVLSIFTLFLLYVLDFSIPLTSRVYGYYYGFAYLIPILIGYISDKYLNKSTSLTIGFVSMIISQVILWFSASLYDPNNPVRDTIVLNLQNIAYFIGLLFLALGMSFSSLSITHMINSINNESSRLKGFSIYYPILNFGILVGVIITSVVVGNENYELYEWIFFIFTIILIIGLIIFRLGKDKYLVDNDGNPMNDDRPKESIIEESNKLLRNISHESIFKIKNLNFNQRIRLFRDSLTLKEKDRITVFFIFLMIIIFYRIAFSQSSISLVFFINTYVQRDLSFFTIPVQMFSLLNPLFILILGPIFIKVTDKLEKKKIKLGFIKRTILALLVMVLCFTLLTVIGYYIDIDSVDKISLIWIVVFEFFIAVSELLFSIAGYAMVGDLASEKYYSLFFGFFLATKSVAMFLSGFISSRFPPEGTESFIFHMPVHGLMDFFMIFVIMNLFTALVLIIYRKKLIEKMHLEDSNSA, encoded by the coding sequence ATGAGCAAAGACCGAGAAAGCATGAAGGGAACATACTTCATCTCTTCAATTTCAACAACTTCATACCTAGTGGAATATGGGGTTTTATCAATTTTTACTTTATTTCTACTTTATGTTTTGGATTTCTCAATTCCATTGACATCACGGGTTTATGGATATTATTACGGCTTTGCATATCTGATTCCAATACTAATCGGATACATTTCTGACAAATACCTGAATAAATCCACTTCACTGACCATTGGCTTTGTTTCAATGATAATAAGCCAAGTGATTCTATGGTTTTCAGCCTCATTATATGACCCCAACAATCCTGTTCGAGATACAATAGTCCTTAATTTGCAAAACATTGCGTACTTTATAGGATTGCTGTTCCTCGCATTGGGAATGAGTTTTTCATCCCTTTCAATTACACATATGATTAATTCTATCAATAACGAATCATCAAGACTTAAAGGATTCTCCATTTATTATCCCATTTTGAATTTTGGAATATTGGTAGGAGTAATCATAACAAGTGTGGTGGTGGGAAATGAAAATTATGAATTATATGAATGGATTTTCTTCATATTCACAATTATTCTAATTATCGGACTAATCATCTTTAGATTAGGCAAAGATAAGTATCTGGTTGACAATGACGGAAATCCTATGAATGATGACCGCCCTAAGGAGTCCATAATTGAGGAGTCAAATAAACTTCTCAGGAACATATCACATGAAAGCATATTCAAAATCAAAAATCTAAACTTTAATCAAAGAATAAGGCTTTTTCGTGATTCACTGACACTCAAGGAAAAGGATAGGATAACGGTCTTTTTCATATTTTTAATGATAATAATCTTTTATAGAATTGCATTTTCTCAATCCAGCATATCCCTTGTCTTTTTTATAAATACTTATGTCCAAAGGGATTTGAGCTTTTTTACAATACCTGTACAAATGTTTTCCCTGCTTAATCCTCTATTCATTTTAATTTTAGGCCCTATTTTTATTAAAGTCACTGATAAGCTGGAGAAAAAGAAAATCAAACTGGGATTCATAAAAAGAACCATATTGGCCCTGTTGGTCATGGTGCTCTGCTTTACGCTGCTAACCGTAATTGGCTATTATATAGATATTGATTCTGTGGATAAAATCAGCTTGATTTGGATTGTTGTTTTTGAATTTTTTATAGCAGTATCTGAACTTCTTTTCTCGATAGCGGGTTATGCTATGGTTGGTGATTTGGCCTCTGAAAAATATTATTCCTTGTTTTTCGGATTTTTCCTGGCTACAAAGTCTGTTGCAATGTTCTTGTCCGGATTTATATCCTCACGTTTCCCACCGGAAGGAACTGAGTCTTTTATTTTTCACATGCCGGTTCATGGACTGATGGACTTTTTCATGATATTTGTAATTATGAATCTATTTACTGCATTAGTTCTAATCATTTATAGAAAAAAATTGATTGAAAAAATGCATCTTGAAGATTCGAATTCTGCATAG